One part of the Natrinema salinisoli genome encodes these proteins:
- a CDS encoding helix-turn-helix domain-containing protein — MYDVCGEKELKVILALDPGDSISGVARKVDENRETIRRVVNRIEEAGYVAYDDGLQLVDQTIRDAGLEFLTVSADISPPSISEAYVLPQFAGMDYAFTAIDAVYVWTRGGYQVARDPADYPLFIAVHESDLNAWTEFFDRFGIPTSEERQPAEDVDGAIQVILEPWSQIDAEMIDGRPVIPLQETVAFANEYYATFESALDMLGRMYDDVDTDASYRMEPA; from the coding sequence ATGTACGACGTATGTGGCGAGAAGGAACTCAAGGTCATCCTCGCGCTTGACCCGGGCGATTCCATCTCGGGCGTTGCGCGGAAGGTCGACGAGAATCGGGAGACGATTCGGCGCGTCGTGAACCGTATTGAGGAGGCAGGATACGTCGCGTACGATGATGGCCTCCAGCTCGTCGACCAGACGATTCGAGACGCCGGTCTCGAGTTCCTGACAGTGTCAGCAGATATCTCCCCACCGTCAATCTCGGAGGCGTACGTCCTCCCGCAATTCGCCGGTATGGACTACGCCTTCACCGCCATCGATGCAGTCTACGTCTGGACCCGCGGTGGCTACCAGGTCGCTCGCGACCCAGCGGACTATCCGCTGTTCATCGCTGTCCACGAATCCGACCTCAACGCCTGGACGGAGTTCTTCGATCGGTTCGGAATCCCGACTTCGGAAGAGCGCCAGCCCGCTGAAGATGTCGATGGCGCCATTCAGGTCATTCTGGAGCCATGGTCACAGATCGATGCCGAGATGATCGACGGACGGCCTGTCATTCCGCTCCAAGAAACCGTGGCGTTCGCAAACGAGTACTATGCGACCTTCGAGTCGGCACTTGACATGCTCGGACGGATGTACGACGACGTCGACACTGACGCGAGCTACCGCATGGAGCCAGCTTGA
- a CDS encoding nucleotidyltransferase family protein, protein MSQEDRSEALIEVLEELEQSNIGFVLVGGYAISQFETRFSTDLDLVIAPDDYDKVITFIEARGFERQADLEVPPEETIYNREIELFERTEGLPHPVGVDILVNGLGCRQTEAEWSFDYLRTHSSPTTISGGTRSTTARAADGEVLVAAKLHSGRKTDLADVLAAIPSVDLDLVETHLHRGDANALRQQLSDAHTFIEEGGLDHRFKSMFGQSSASAEDIETLLEFLKRQQE, encoded by the coding sequence ATGAGTCAAGAAGACCGAAGCGAGGCACTCATCGAAGTGCTCGAAGAGTTGGAGCAGTCAAATATCGGGTTCGTACTCGTTGGAGGCTACGCGATCAGTCAGTTCGAGACGCGGTTCTCGACCGACCTTGACCTCGTTATCGCCCCCGACGACTATGACAAAGTCATTACCTTTATCGAAGCGCGCGGCTTCGAACGACAGGCCGATCTCGAAGTTCCACCAGAAGAGACAATCTATAATCGTGAAATCGAACTCTTCGAGCGCACCGAAGGGCTTCCTCACCCGGTCGGTGTAGACATCCTTGTGAACGGCCTCGGCTGCCGACAGACCGAGGCAGAGTGGTCGTTTGACTATCTGCGCACGCATAGTTCCCCGACGACGATTTCGGGCGGGACTCGGTCGACGACTGCACGAGCAGCAGACGGGGAAGTACTCGTCGCGGCCAAACTCCATAGTGGCCGGAAAACGGATCTCGCTGACGTCCTTGCTGCGATCCCCTCGGTCGACTTAGATCTAGTCGAGACGCATCTGCATCGCGGAGATGCTAATGCCCTTCGTCAACAGCTCAGTGACGCACACACATTCATCGAAGAGGGTGGGTTAGATCACCGTTTCAAGAGCATGTTCGGCCAATCCTCGGCCTCAGCCGAGGATATCGAGACACTCCTCGAGTTCCTCAAGCGGCAACAGGAGTGA